A window of the Vibrio ostreae genome harbors these coding sequences:
- the fliS gene encoding flagellar export chaperone FliS, with translation MRGSLQAYKKVSVDSQLSAASPHKIVQMLMGGAIERLIQGKAAMLQGHIPVKGERLGKALEIVISLRSCLSMNDGGEIAENLDQLYEFMITQITTANYENDPQPIDDVIDILREIKSAWDQIPAEYHNLTASEVGI, from the coding sequence ATGCGTGGTTCTTTACAGGCGTACAAAAAAGTATCAGTGGATAGCCAGCTAAGTGCGGCCTCACCGCATAAAATCGTTCAGATGCTGATGGGCGGTGCAATTGAACGTCTTATTCAAGGTAAGGCGGCGATGTTGCAGGGTCATATCCCGGTTAAAGGTGAACGTCTTGGTAAGGCGTTAGAAATTGTCATCAGCCTGCGCAGCTGTCTGTCGATGAATGATGGTGGCGAAATCGCCGAGAATCTCGATCAGTTGTATGAATTTATGATCACTCAGATCACGACGGCAAACTATGAGAATGACCCTCAGCCTATTGACGACGTTATTGATATTTTGCGTGAAATCAAGTCCGCCTGGGATCAAATTCCGGCTGAATACCACAATCTGACTGCCTCAGAAGTGGGAATCTAA
- a CDS encoding flagellar protein FliT, translating to MDDELQVLRDLDHQLKQSLSVQDINTEEIVDLVDKRERLLQGLLLYAADNPEFAHSEVWRKAILQTQQLVEQMQSQTTAIGRLLHKYRYGNKSVQQYKKFL from the coding sequence ATGGATGATGAGCTGCAAGTTTTACGTGATCTGGATCACCAATTAAAGCAGAGTCTTTCAGTGCAAGACATTAACACTGAAGAAATTGTAGACTTGGTCGATAAGAGAGAACGGTTATTGCAAGGATTGTTACTCTACGCAGCTGACAATCCGGAATTTGCCCATTCTGAGGTTTGGCGCAAGGCAATTTTGCAAACACAACAGCTTGTTGAACAGATGCAGTCACAAACGACTGCAATAGGTCGATTGTTGCATAAATATCGCTACGGCAACAAATCAGTTCAGCAATACAAAAAGTTTTTATAA
- a CDS encoding sigma-54 dependent transcriptional regulator — translation MQGLAKLLVIEDDPSIRLSLSTILEFVGEQCEVIESSQLDQIDWSAVWAGCILGSLGTQYLPELLSNSLAKANHIPLLVANKQPYSLEEFPHFVGELDFPLNYPQLSEALRHCKEFLGRKGIQVMASARKNTLFRSLVGQSHGIQEVRHLIEQVAGTEANVLILGESGTGKEVVARNIHYHSSRRGGPFVPINCGAIPADLLESELFGHEKGAFTGAITARKGRFELADGGTLFLDEIGDMPMSMQVKLLRVLQERCFERVGGNSTIKANVRVIAATHRNLETMIDDQRFREDLYYRLNVFPIEMPALKERKEDIPLLLQELMTRLEAEGGLPICFTPRAINSLMEHDWPGNVRELANLVERMVILYPNSLVDVNHLPTKYRYSDIPEFQPEPSRFSSVEEQERDVLADIFSEDFSFGQDEDFSEQLDAPQSLPPEGVNLKELLADLEVNLINQALDAQGGVVARAADMLGMRRTTLVEKMRKYNMQR, via the coding sequence ATGCAAGGTTTAGCAAAACTACTTGTGATTGAAGACGATCCCTCGATTCGTCTGAGTCTCAGTACCATATTAGAATTTGTTGGAGAGCAATGTGAGGTGATTGAGTCTTCTCAGTTGGATCAGATTGACTGGTCGGCTGTTTGGGCTGGATGCATCCTGGGCTCCCTCGGAACGCAGTACTTACCTGAGTTGCTGTCGAATTCTCTTGCAAAAGCTAACCACATCCCGCTATTGGTCGCGAATAAGCAGCCGTACTCGCTGGAAGAGTTTCCCCATTTTGTTGGTGAGCTGGATTTCCCTCTCAATTATCCGCAGCTCAGTGAAGCACTGAGACACTGCAAAGAGTTCCTGGGGCGTAAAGGCATTCAGGTCATGGCGAGTGCGCGTAAAAATACGCTGTTTCGCAGCCTGGTTGGGCAAAGTCATGGTATCCAGGAAGTTCGTCACCTGATTGAACAAGTTGCGGGCACCGAAGCCAATGTACTTATCCTGGGGGAATCCGGGACAGGCAAAGAAGTGGTGGCACGTAACATCCATTACCATTCGTCACGTCGCGGCGGCCCGTTTGTGCCGATTAACTGCGGTGCTATTCCGGCCGATCTGTTAGAAAGCGAACTGTTTGGTCATGAAAAAGGCGCCTTCACCGGGGCAATTACCGCGCGGAAAGGACGTTTTGAACTGGCTGACGGCGGTACACTGTTCCTGGATGAAATCGGTGATATGCCGATGAGTATGCAGGTGAAGTTACTGCGAGTGCTGCAAGAGCGCTGTTTTGAGCGTGTCGGCGGTAACAGTACGATTAAAGCCAATGTCCGCGTGATTGCGGCGACGCACCGCAACCTGGAAACTATGATAGATGATCAGCGTTTCCGTGAAGATCTTTACTATCGTCTCAATGTGTTCCCGATTGAAATGCCGGCGCTGAAAGAGCGCAAAGAAGATATTCCGCTCCTGCTGCAGGAGCTGATGACCCGTCTGGAAGCGGAAGGCGGCCTGCCTATCTGTTTCACACCACGCGCGATCAATTCTCTGATGGAGCACGACTGGCCGGGGAATGTGCGCGAGTTGGCCAATCTGGTCGAGCGCATGGTTATCCTGTATCCGAACAGCCTGGTGGATGTTAACCATCTGCCGACCAAATACCGTTACAGTGATATTCCTGAATTCCAGCCTGAGCCAAGTCGTTTCAGTTCGGTTGAAGAGCAGGAGCGCGATGTGCTGGCGGATATTTTCTCGGAAGACTTCAGTTTTGGTCAGGATGAAGACTTTAGTGAGCAGCTCGATGCCCCACAATCACTGCCTCCGGAAGGCGTGAATCTGAAAGAGTTGCTGGCCGATTTGGAAGTGAACCTGATTAACCAGGCTCTGGATGCTCAGGGTGGCGTTGTGGCTCGTGCCGCTGATATGCTGGGTATGCGCCGCACGACTTTGGTTGAGAAAATGCGCAAATACAACATGCAGCGCTGA